Genomic DNA from Leptospira broomii serovar Hurstbridge str. 5399:
CTTAAAAATTAATTTCATTCTATTTTCTCTCGCTTGAGTTATTCGTTTTCTTTAGCAAAATCGGGTCACATAACAAAAAATTCAGACTACCCATCAATCTCTTTCGAAAATGGCATCAAAGTCCGTATCATTTTTTATAATTTTATAATGTACAAAAACTCAAGTCGGCCGATGATTTTTCCGATCTTGATTTCTACATGAAGCGTAAGACGATCAGAAACAGATATCATTCCGACTTCAAGCTGGCCGTATTTCTCGGAATTACAGATTATGAAATCATCGATTCTTTACCGAAGTCCACTATTCACTCATTTAGAAACTTAAGCCCTAACGAATTCCGGAGTTTGATCGGACATAGTTATTCCGACTCACAATTCTTCGATCCGGAATATCTTATGCTATTAAAGAAAATCGCGAACGCAAAGACATTTATACGAATTCTGAAAGCTGCATTGAGAGCCAAGAAATGTCTGCTTTCAATTCAAAGATTCCCGCAGAGGATCGCGTATGATCTCCAAACTAAAGAACGAATCATACGTACTATCGAAAAAATTCGAGACACTATCGGATTCGAAAAATCCCTACGGTATTTCAATATTTCTAAAGCAGCTTATTATCTCTGGTTATTCGAATTCAGATCGCAATGCGATGCCGCAGTCTCGAATCTCTGCCTAAGAAGATTTCCCTTACAAATCTCGAATTCGGAAATCGAGGCTTTAAAGCGTCTCGTATACGAAAAAATCCAGCTCGGGTGGCCGTTTTCGGTAATTTGGGGGTATGGCGTTAGACATAGAATCATACGGTTTTCTAAATCCACTTTTATGAGATACGTACGTGCCCTTGGACTTTATTTACTTCAGAGCAAATTCAAAAAAATCAGAAAAACCGGTTTCTTAACGTCAGAGCCTAATCAAGTCTGGCACGCTGATATTACTATTTATACGACGAAGGACAATGTAAAAGCATATATATACTTCTTAGTCGATAATTTCTCCAAATTCATTTTAGGTTGCGAAGTCAAGCAATACGTATCAAGCCGAGTCTGCACGGAAATGATTCAAGAAGCTTATCGCAGATTCGGTTCAAAAATTTCGAAAGTGACGATACCGGATCTATTCCCGCTTTTGAATTTGAATCTCTCGAAAGAAACCAATTATATCAATCTGATGGTTGATGGAGGGCCGGAAAACAAAGGAGATGTTGACCGACTTATTTCCGGCGATAAACTTCCAATCAATAAAATCATAGCCCAGAAAGATGTCTCCTTCTCAAACAGCCAAATCGAAGCTCTAAATAAAATTCTAAAATACCAATTCCTGCATAAACAAGACATTCCGAATATTCAAACCTTGCAAAAAATGATATACTCCTGGATTCCGATTTATAATTCCCAAAGACCAAATCGATCCGGAAAATATCTTTTGACGCCAGAGGAAGTATATAACGGGAAAAAAGTCGACCACTTAGGCGTAGAACAAAACTTCATCGACGCAAGAAGAGCAAGAATTCTCCAAAATCAAAAAGCTTCCTGCGGAGCCTGTTAAATTAATTTCATTTTCAGCTGATCGAATCGCTCTGCACCAATCTTCGATCCAAACTTCCGCCGTAGTATCCTCACCCAATCAATTTCTAAAATGTTCAGATTACTGGACG
This window encodes:
- a CDS encoding DDE-type integrase/transposase/recombinase, which translates into the protein MKRKTIRNRYHSDFKLAVFLGITDYEIIDSLPKSTIHSFRNLSPNEFRSLIGHSYSDSQFFDPEYLMLLKKIANAKTFIRILKAALRAKKCLLSIQRFPQRIAYDLQTKERIIRTIEKIRDTIGFEKSLRYFNISKAAYYLWLFEFRSQCDAAVSNLCLRRFPLQISNSEIEALKRLVYEKIQLGWPFSVIWGYGVRHRIIRFSKSTFMRYVRALGLYLLQSKFKKIRKTGFLTSEPNQVWHADITIYTTKDNVKAYIYFLVDNFSKFILGCEVKQYVSSRVCTEMIQEAYRRFGSKISKVTIPDLFPLLNLNLSKETNYINLMVDGGPENKGDVDRLISGDKLPINKIIAQKDVSFSNSQIEALNKILKYQFLHKQDIPNIQTLQKMIYSWIPIYNSQRPNRSGKYLLTPEEVYNGKKVDHLGVEQNFIDARRARILQNQKASCGAC